In Calditrichota bacterium, the DNA window AGAAAAAAAAGCTACTTCAAAATGACACATTGCTCATAAATCTAAATGTTAGGGACAAATCAAAAAATAGCGGTATCATTGATTTTGGAGAAAAACATAAGAATTGGCTCTTTAGCGAAAGATTATTTCTTTACAGAGATGTAGAAGATGTAATAGAAGACTTTATATTAAAAAATATGAATGTGTCATCTAGTACAAAAAAGGATCGTGAAGAAGGAGAATCTGATGTTAATAATTAGTTCAAGAAAAAATTTTGATGATCCTGATAATTTAAGCAAAAAAGGACATCTATTTAAGAAGATAGACCTTACAAGTGATTCAGAAATAAAAGACTTTAAGAATGAAGAAGAGTTTATAGATGAAATTAAAAAGCAACGTGTATTACTAATTGTTCATGGGTATAATAATGAACAGGATGAAGTATATGACGCCTACTCTGTTATTGAATCAAAAGTAAATCAACATCTTCAAAATGAGTATGATTTAGTGATTGGATATTCTTGGCCTGGTGGTGATAAAGGATTAGAGTGGTGGTCATCAAAAAGAAGAGCAAACAGCGTTGCAAGAAGATTTAGACGGCTTATTGAAAACATTTCCGAAAAAGTAGAGACATTAGATATTATGTCTCATAGTTTAGGTGCAAGAGTAGTATTGAAAGCCTTAAAGCAATCAGAAAAAACAAAAATAATAAAAAACTACTTTTGTCTTGCT includes these proteins:
- a CDS encoding DUF726 domain-containing protein, which produces MLIISSRKNFDDPDNLSKKGHLFKKIDLTSDSEIKDFKNEEEFIDEIKKQRVLLIVHGYNNEQDEVYDAYSVIESKVNQHLQNEYDLVIGYSWPGGDKGLEWWSSKRRANSVARRFRRLIENISEKVETLDIMSHSLGARVVLKALKQSEKTKIIKNYFCLAAAVDNEVLEKGEEFVDSVSKIDALFVFHSKKDEVLATVYRLAEFDNALGLHGPEDKDYIENKTKNIFVVNCKKKIKNHGGYKRSDAMYGYIQEIHLKKPLKFFTL